A genomic stretch from Doryrhamphus excisus isolate RoL2022-K1 chromosome 23, RoL_Dexc_1.0, whole genome shotgun sequence includes:
- the LOC131110497 gene encoding transforming growth factor beta activator LRRC32-like — MVRNMLFHLLLLRSLGNDLFTSGLKDDGAKEQSWSNQNLYSVPLDLDIRLRKLDLSNNFIRQLHTLNVLYLEQLDLSGNQLELISEGAFNNLALLEELDLSGNALNNNLDRNSKSLRSLGRLKSLDISLNNLGDEAAKLYLQNKSSLEKLRMTGNSLTTLKRNLFKESQSLRSIAIDDNLISAIDAGSFELLAKLESLHLAKNNLAHICDFKLPQVKYLNLSRNSIQFFVTAEDNQVYNLEIIDLSHNKLLYFPILPKLNQLKYLYLHHNIIGTLTSEASMVSEVNSLYNDIVKKGNVRITKNYLHSNWRLMPLIYIDLSYNHFTCFPLETLSLLSSLEGLNFSFNCLQELTWNVRHDSESGHDRELYFPSLKYLNMQSNGLESVSPLFLHALTQVETINLQDNSVKPCAPVSQLQSSTSQQQPNFNSSCVAFGKLRTLKYLNLEDNGIRILHGNAFQKTSLISLNLARNVHMVMQVGALEGVRETLQSLMLGEVNMNASDLFLPCLPALTHLNISNNNLNVLPRSLSCSPLRELSIKNNNFLSLNQSLILALSTHLDAVYISGNPFNCCDAHWLRILNESRIKLPDVNQSTCFAYNNRIQIGEYLTSSSLYCSPHINEIHLGEMIIVVLFLAVMITVLIMFTRQLCCIKTSFVV; from the exons ATGGTGAGAAACATGCTTTTTCATCTCCTACTACTCCGGTCACTTGGCAATGACCTTTTCACATCTGGCTTAAAGGATGATGGTGCAAAG GAACAATCCTGGAGTAACCAGAACCTATATTCCGTCCCACTGGATTTGGATATAAGGCTGCGAAAACTCGATCTATCCAATAATTTCATCAGACAGTTGCACACACTTAATGTGCTGTATTTGGAGCAGCTGGACTTGAGCGGCAACCAGCTGGAGCTCATCTCCGAAGGGGCGTTTAACAACCTGGCTCTGCTTGAGGAGCTGGATTTGTCTGGAAATGCCCTGAACAACAACCTTGACAGAAACAGCAAAAGCCTCCGATCTCTTGGTCGACTGAAGAGTTTGGACATATCGCTGAACAATCTGGGGGACGAGGCGGCGAAACTGTACCTACAAAACAAATCTTCTCTTGAGAAACTCAGAATGACTGGGAATTCTTTAACAACACTTAAACGCAACTTGTTCAAAGAGAGTCAGAGTCTGAGGAGCATCGCTATTGATGACAATTTGATATCCGCAATTGATGCGGGGTCGTTTGAACTGCTCGCTAAACTAGAGAGCTTACATTTGGCCAAGAATAACCTTGCCCATATCTGTGATTTTAAATTACCACAAGTTAAGTATTTAAACCTAAGTAGAAACTCGATACAGTTCTTTGTTACCGCAGAAGATAACCAAGTGTACAATCTTGAAATTATCGATCTAAGTCATAACAAATTACTTTATTTCCCAATTCTCCCCAAACTGAACCAACTGAAGTATCTATATTTACATCATAACATAATTGGCACCCTAACTTCGGAGGCATCAATGGTATCAGAGGTTAATTCTCTTTACAATGATATCGTAAAGAAGGGCAATGTTAGAATTACAAAGAATTACCTTCACTCAAACTGGAGATTGATGCCATTGATCTATATTGACCTCAGCTATAACCACTTTACATGTTTCCCTCTGGAGACTTTGAGCCTTCTCTCTTCTTTGGAAGGACTAAATTTCAGTTTTAACTGCCTGCAAGAACTCACATGGAATGTTCGGCATGACAGTGAATCCGGACACGACAGGGAACTCTACTTCCCCTCCTTAAAGTACCTGAACATGCAAAGCAACGGACTGGAATCGGTTTCACCGCTCTTTCTACATGCACTCACACAAGTCGAGACAATAAATCTCCAAGACAACTCAGTGAAGCCTTGCGCTCCCGTGAGCCAGCTGCAGAGCTCGACATCACAGCAGCAACCTAACTTTAACTCATCATGTGTAGCCTTTGGAAAATTACGAACCCTCAAGTATCTCAACCTTGAAGACAACGGCATCAGGATCCTTCATGGAAACGCTTTCCAGAAAACCTCTTTGATATCACTCAACCTAGCAAGAAATGTCCATATGGTCATGCAAGTTGGTGCATTGGAGGGCGTGCGGGAAACTTTACAGTCGTTGATGTTGGGTGAAGTAAACATGAACGCTTCTGATTTGTTCCTACCTTGCCTACCGGCGCTTACACATCTGAATATATCCAACAACAATCTAAATGTCTTACCTCGCAGTTTAAGTTGCTCTCCTCTGAGGGAACTCAGCATAAAGAATAATAACTTTCTGTCTTTAAACCAATCATTGATTTTAGCATTATCAACACATCTTGATGCTGTATACATTAGTGGAAATCCCTTTAACTGTTGTGACGCTCATTGGCTAAGGATCCTCAATGAGTCGAGGATCAAACTGCCAGACGTCAATCAAAGCACATGCTTTGCATATAACAACAGAATTCAGATTGGTGAGTATTTGACAAGTTCTTCTCTTTATTGTTCACCACACATAAATGAGATTCACTTGGGAGAAATGATTatcgttgttttgtttttagctgTCATGATAACAGTGTTGATTATGTTCACCAGACAATTGTGTTGCATCAAAACGTCGTTTGTAGTATGA
- the LOC131110660 gene encoding uncharacterized protein LOC131110660, translated as MTAQVLHLHGQPHSPHSLHKLQIFVKVLLLEAARNKLEKELRIVTNKAYEEVEGFLMSSFSASVFNDLLHMLDERCQTIDKLSSLFQDLSLQPQAHLMPFHKNGVRRHQGQLLSLKGILYADALRFGPLLQTFIMATSISKAVQVLGATRSLQELTGLLIALPAAAQVANIPDQNSSVETVNTPYGCKDAEQEADVLEEKCQPKDQIVPPVLNECAQVITKTAPSFIWGREDDGRRQQTSDQVLHLLRAYSKTVGVLEVSVMEQTEHSSQVSLPTMETRLSPIRQMSHGQVNASLPKTLLAETVNQAPVFRVKRVESDGSLTYTCMIATETELWDFGDISAEAAQGKANNSSDNKDHKGTKSEEEKACKIKTQTLHCTNSENDNDSTRKARSNAFTIPKFQVRRFEEHEVVVSHIVSPSNFYIQHADSLAKLQALVTNSCEASSSYAEQNCIPDIGAHVIAWLPRQEQWCRAQVTKICGMSKDEITDGAKGETSIKVEIRRLDHGDTACVSLCNINEMSPEMADLPLQSMQVSLANVSPANESDWSDDAVEWFRAMVHDRIFYARIYTQGPCVTVELFLEKGKLGAMRRGPPLSLRLAQNGHAKHSQLKNFSLARKKGNQVQLKHKQDTEWEKYLISRYTRNWSVWGRLDVALLTPLARPANPALESKMNWGSFYAVISGINRHSTGIGRIWLSVIFIFRIFVLVVAAESVWGDEKSGFTCNTQQPGCNSVCYDQFFPISHIRLWSLQLILVSTPALLVGMHVAHRRHIDKKTLKRAGRNSPKELEHIKNQKFRITGALWWTYMISIIFRIIFEVAFLYIFYMIYPGFRMVRLVKCDSYPCPNTVDCFVSRPTEKTIFTVFMLAVSGVCVLLNLAEVVYLIGRACKRCLRRSEEESKVDWMSQKLSTYKMRSIS; from the exons ATGACGGCTCAGGTGCTCCACCTCCACGGACAGCCACATTCTCCCCACAGTCTCCATAAATTACAGATATTTGTCAAAGTTTTGCTCCTGGAAGCCGCTAGGAACAAGCTGGAAAAAGAGCTTCGAATTGTCACCAACAAG GCATATGAAGAAGTTGAAGGTTTCTTGATGTCATCTTTTTCAGCAAGTGTCTTCAATGATCTTTTACACATGCTTGATGAGAGATGTCAAACTATAGACAAGCTCTCATCTCTTTTTCAGGACCTGTCACTGC AGCCGCAAGCCCATCTGATGCCTTTCCACAAAAATGGAGTGAGGCGACACCAAGGTCAGCTACTGAGCTTGAAAGGGATCCTTTACGCTGATGCGCTCAGGTTTGGGCCTCTATTGCAGACCTTTATTATGGCCACGTCCATATCCAAAGCAGTCCAGGTGCTTGGAGCCACCCGAAGCCTACAAGAGTTGACAGGATTACTCATTGCCCTGCCCGCAGCAGCCCAGGTGGCTAACATCCCCGATCAAAACAGCTCTGTTGAGACTGTCAACACGCCATATGGCTGTAAGGATGCAGAACAAGAAGCAGACGTTTTGGAGGAGAAATGCCAACCGAAGGATCAGATTGTTCCTCCTGTCCTCAATGAGTGCGCTCAGGTAATCACAAAGACAGCACCGTCATTCATTTGGGGACGTGAAGATGATGGGCGCAGACAACAAACATCTGACCAGGTGCTGCACCTCCTAAGAGCATACTCTAAAactgtaggggtgctggagGTCTCTGTAATGGAGCAGACTGAGCACTCTTCACAGGTCTCGTTGCCCACCATGGAAACGCGGCTTTCTCCTATCAGACAGATGTCACATGGTCAAGTCAACGCCTCACTTCCAAAAACATTGCTTGCAGAAACAGTAAATCAAGCTCCTGTTTTCAGAGTGAAACGGGTCGAGTCAGATGGCTCGCTCACGTACACGTGTATGATTGCAACTGAGACTGAATTGTGGGATTTTGGAGACATCAGCGCAGAGGCGGCACAGGGGAAAGCCAACAACTCTTCTGACAACAAAGACCACAAAGGCACAAAGTCCGAGGAAGAGAAAGCCTGCAAAATTAAAACCCAAACACTCCATTGCACAAATTCTGAAAACGACAATGATTCCACAAGAAAGGCCCGAAGCAATGCTTTCACCATTCCCAAGTTCCAGGTGCGAAGGTTTGAGGAACATGAGGTTGTTGTATCCCACATTGTGAGTCCGAGCAACTTCTACATCCAGCACGCTGACTCCCTCGCCAAACTGCAGGCTCTTGTTACTAA CAGCTGTGAAGCCAGTAGTTCATATGCTGAGCAGAACTGCATTCCAGACATCGGAGCCCATGTAATCGCCTGGTTACCTAGGCAAGAACAATGGTGCAGGGCTCAGGTGACAAAGATATGTGGCATGAGCAAAG ATGAAATAACTGATGGAGCCAAGGGTGAGACCTCTATCAAAGTGGAGATAAGGAGGTTAGATCATGGCGACACCGCCTGTGTGTCGCTGTGTAATATCAATGAGATGAGTCCAGAAATGGCCGACTTACCACTGCAGTCGATGCAAGTTTCACTGGCTAAT GTGAGTCCTGCAAATGAATCAGACTGGTCTGACGATGCAGTGGAGTGGTTCAGAGCCATGGTGCACGACCGGATCTTCTACGCCAGAATTTACACACAAGGGCCCTGTGTGACTGTTGAGCTTTTCTTGGAAAAGGGGAAGCTTGGAGCTATGAG GCGAGGCCCCCCATTGTCTTTGCGACTGGCCCAAAATGGACATGCCAAACACAGCCAACTGAAGAATTTCAGTTTAGCCAGGAAAA AAGGCAATCAGGTCCAACTGAAGCATAAACAagacacagaatgggagaagtACCTCATTTCACGCTACACTCG GAATTGGTCAGTATGGGGACGTTTGGATGTGGCGCTGCTTACGCCGCTTGCACGGCCGGCTAATCCTG cccTGGAGTCGAAAATGAACTGGGGGTCCTTCTATGCCGTGATCAGCGGCATAAACCGGCACTCAACAGGCATCGGACGTATTTGGCTCTCCGTCATCTTCATTTTCCGCATCTTCGTCCTGGTGGTTGCGGCGGAGAGCGTTTGGGGAGACGAGAAATCCGGCTTCACCTGCAACACCCAGCAACCCGGCTGCAACAGCGTCTGCTACGACCAGTTCTTCCCCATCTCGCACATCCGCTTGTGGTCTCTGCAACTCATCCTGGTCTCCACGCCTGCTCTCCTGGTGGGCATGCATGTTGCCCATCGCCGCCACATTGATAAGAAGACCCTAAAACGGGCAGGGCGGAACAGCCCGAAAGAACTAGAGCATATCAAGAACCAGAAGTTTCGAATCACCGGAGCACTTTGGTGGACCTACATGATCAGCATCATCTTCCGAATCATCTTTGAGGTTGCTTTTCTCTACATATTCTACATGATCTACCCAGGTTTTAGGATGGTACGCTTGGTGAAGTGTGACTCGTACCCGTGCCCCAACACCGTGGACTGCTTTGTGTCCAGACCCACAGAGAAAACCATCTTCACTGTCTTCATGCTGGCGGTGTCCGGAGTGTGCGTGCTTCTCAACTTGGCCGAGGTGGTGTACCTCATCGGTCGGGCATGCAAACGCTGCCTTCGCCGTTCTGAGGAAGAATCCAAAGTTGACTGGATGAGTCAGAAATTGTCTACGTATAAAATGCGATCAATCAGCTGA
- the LOC131110593 gene encoding gap junction alpha-3 protein-like, which yields MGDWNLLGKLLEKAQEHSTVVGKVWLTVLFIFRILILSAATEKVWGDEQSGFTCDTKQPGCENVCYDITFPISHVRFWVLQIIFVSTPTLIYLGHILHLVRMEEKQKEKEQTQHPVVVDAHKHKKPLMRDDKGRVRLQGELLRTYVFNVIFKTLFEVGFIVAQYLLYGFELKPMYTCDRPPCPNAVNCYISRPTEKTIFIIFMLGVAAVSLFLNLIEIYHLGFTKCRQGITFKRRNRSPDSIPKEPSDTGVTPPTYDEYFHEHRPPSYNLSSPCEGADSSFHPCHSKAASKQNKDNLAAERSSSKTEECDLKGKKPAGSAPGTPTQARPGRGVKHTNNKTRIDDLKI from the coding sequence ATGGGGGACTGGAACCTGTTGGGAAAGCTCTTGGAAAAAGCCCAGGAGCACTCCACCGTGGTGGGCAAGGTGTGGCTCACGGTCCTTTTCATCTTCCGCATCCTGATTCTCAGCGCGGCTACGGAGAAGGTGTGGGGCGACGAGCAGTCGGGCTTCACCTGTGACACCAAGCAGCCCGGTTGCGAGAACGTATGCTACGACATCACTTTCCCCATCTCTCACGTTCGATTCTGGGTACTGCAGATTATTTTCGTATCCACGCCGACGCTGATCTACCTTGGCCACATATTGCATCTGGTACGCATGGAGGAGAAGCAGAAGGAGAAGGAGCAAACGCAGCATCCAGTCGTTGTGGATGCCCACAAGCACAAAAAGCCTCTCATGAGAGACGACAAAGGCCGAGTGCGCCTGCAGGGGGAGCTTTTGCGCACATATGTcttcaatgtcatttttaagACGCTCTTTGAAGTGGGCTTCATTGTGGCTCAGTACCTTTTGTACGGATTTGAGCTGAAGCCCATGTACACATGTGACAGGCCGCCGTGCCCCAACGCGGTCAACTGCTACATCTCCCGTCCCACTGAGaaaaccatttttattattttcatgctGGGCGTGGCCGCTGTTTCTCTCTTTCTTAACCTCATTGAGATCTATCACCTGGGCTTCACCAAGTGCCGCCAGGGCATCACCTTTAAAAGACGAAACCGGTCACCTGACAGCATCCCAAAGGAGCCGAGTGACACGGGAGTGACGCCGCCGACTTATGACGAGTACTTCCACGAACATCGCCCGCCGAGCTACAACCTCTCGTCTCCGTGTGAGGGCGCCGATTCTTCCTTCCACCCCTGTCACAGTAAAGCGGCttccaaacaaaacaaggacAACTTAGCGGCGGAAAGGAGCAGCAGCAAGACAGAGGAATGTGACCTCAAAGGGAAGAAGCCAGCGGGGTCGGCCCCCGGGACGCCCACGCAGGCCAGGCCGGGCCGCGGTGTCAAACACACCAACAACAAGACGAGAATAGATGACCTGAAGATATGA